A single window of Verrucomicrobiia bacterium DNA harbors:
- a CDS encoding phosphatidate cytidylyltransferase → MPNEISPTAPKLSKRQIFFRRLLSFVVLWTVILAGLFSGQKIISDCVFLVIMVLLAGAGLWEFYGLVEKCGQTCFKYSGLAGGCLLMVGTFFNLNGMLGLNNSPARVNDFETTFLILFVLGLCVRQFLSKINNTAIFSIAATLFGLMYVPWLLNFIQKINYFRHVDGDGHFYVLYFVLITKFSDAGAYAVGSLIGKHKMIPRISPGKTWEGFGGAIVVSGIASVVFVHFAGSRMPSMNWVHAVILGIVLSATAVIGDLIESIFKREAGVKDSGRIFPGIGGILDLLDSLLFNAPIMYLYLRHVLKGF, encoded by the coding sequence ATGCCGAATGAGATCAGTCCAACCGCGCCCAAGCTTTCCAAGCGGCAGATATTTTTTCGGAGGTTGCTGAGCTTCGTCGTATTGTGGACGGTGATTCTGGCGGGATTATTTTCAGGGCAGAAGATTATTTCCGATTGTGTGTTCCTGGTGATCATGGTGCTGCTCGCGGGCGCGGGGCTTTGGGAATTTTACGGGCTGGTCGAGAAATGCGGGCAGACGTGCTTCAAATATTCCGGGCTGGCGGGTGGATGCCTGTTGATGGTCGGGACATTTTTCAATTTGAACGGGATGCTGGGGTTGAATAATTCTCCCGCGCGCGTGAATGATTTTGAAACGACGTTTCTCATTTTGTTCGTGCTTGGTTTGTGCGTGCGGCAATTTCTTTCCAAGATCAATAACACGGCCATCTTTTCCATCGCGGCGACTTTGTTTGGGTTGATGTATGTGCCGTGGCTTTTGAATTTCATTCAAAAAATAAATTATTTCCGGCACGTGGATGGCGACGGGCATTTTTATGTTTTGTATTTCGTGTTGATCACCAAGTTCAGTGATGCGGGCGCGTACGCGGTGGGTTCGCTGATCGGAAAGCACAAGATGATTCCGCGAATCAGCCCGGGAAAGACCTGGGAAGGTTTTGGGGGCGCGATTGTGGTTTCGGGAATCGCGAGTGTGGTGTTTGTGCATTTTGCGGGAAGCAGAATGCCTTCGATGAATTGGGTGCATGCGGTCATTTTGGGAATCGTGCTTAGTGCGACGGCGGTGATTGGAGATTTGATCGAGTCTATTTTTAAACGTGAAGCTGGGGTGAAGGATTCTGGTAGAATTTTTCCCGGTATCGGTGGGATTTTGGATTTACTCGATAGTTTGTTGTTTAATGCGCCGATTATGTATTTGTATTTGCGGCACGTTTTGAAGGGCTTTTGA